The Corythoichthys intestinalis isolate RoL2023-P3 chromosome 1, ASM3026506v1, whole genome shotgun sequence genome has a segment encoding these proteins:
- the LOC130915821 gene encoding zinc finger protein OZF-like, which produces MRCPTDVTVEDLDHEKRDPLHVKQEEESEMPFIKQEAEPETPDMKEEDQEVEIHMFPMDVSVKSEEVEGPSEESGAANLLTDSPFQHVTAKVEGRSQPESLSAPLSDSDDITSHSSDFNTDEEGDDFDQNASKSLKKSSLKRDTKECMVGKPFPCSFCDKTYSWKRNLKAHMWKHTGEKPFACTLCDKKYSTRTNLNIHKRKHTGEKPFACTLCGKRYIDNRGLNIHKSKHTGEKPFACTICDKRFNQKSDLKTHKRTHTGEKPFACTLCGKGFSRKANLERHKHTHTGEKPFACTLCDKRFSLHCNFIRHRHTHTGEKPFACTLCDKRFHQKPHLERHQLTHTGEKPFDCSLCGKRFSQKTNLAKHIRRHTGEKPFALCDKRFFQKTDVKNHQRTHSGERPFACTLCGKGFSWPSHLERHKRIHTGEKPFVCSLCFKRFSRKRTLARHARVHTG; this is translated from the exons ATGAGG TGTCCCACAGATGTCACTGTAGAAGATCTTGACCATGAGAAGCGCGATCCCCTCCATGTCAAACAGGAAGAGGAGTCCGAGATGCCGTTCATCAAACAGGAGGCAGAGCCAGAGACCCCCGACATGAAAGAAGAAGACCAGGAAGTTGAAATCCACATGTTTCCAATGGATGTCAGTGTGAAGAGCGAAGAAGTTGAAGGACCAAGCGAAGAGAGCGGAGCAGCGAACCTTTTGACCGACAGTCCGTTTCAGCACGTGACAGCAAAAGTAGAGGGACGATCGCAACCGGAGAGCCTCTCAGCACCGCTTTCGGACAGCGACGACATAACGTCACATTCTTCTGACTTTAATACTGATGAGGAGGGTGatgactttgaccaaaatgcttcaaaatcttTAAAGAAGTCATCATTGAAAAGAGACACCAAGGAATGCATGGTTGGgaaaccttttccctgctcatTCTGTGATAAAACATATTCTTGGAAACGTAATTTAAAAGCACACATGTGGAAACACACCggggagaagccttttgcctgcacactttgtgataaaaaatactCCACGAGGACAAATTTAAACATTCACAAAAGaaaacacactggagagaagcctttcgcctgcacactttgtggcaAAAGATACATCGATAACAGAGGATTAAACATTCACAAAAGTAAACACacgggagagaagcctttcgcctgcacaatttgcgataaaagatttaatcagaaaagtgatttaaaaacgcataagcgtacacacacgggagaaaagcctttcgcctgcacactttgtggtaaaggATTTTCTCGGAAGGCTAATTTAGAAAGACATAAgcatacacacactggagaaaagccttttgcctgcacactttgcgataaaagattttctctgcattgtaatttcATTAGACATAGgcatacacacactggagaaaagcctttcgcctgcacactttgcgataaaagatttcatCAGAAGCCTCATCTAGAACGGCATCAgcttacacacactggagaaaagccttttgactgctcactttgtggtaaaagattctctCAGAAAacaaatttagcaaagcacatacgcagacacactggagagaagcctttcgcactttgcgataaaagattttttcAGAAGACTGATGTAAAAAATCATCAGCGTACACACAGCGGAGAGAGgcctttcgcctgcacactttgtggtaaaggATTTTCTTGGCCGAGTCATTTAGAAAGACATAAGCGcatacacactggagaaaaaccttttgtatGCTCACTTTGCTTTAAAAGATTTAGTCGGAAACGAACTTTAGCAAGGCACGCAAGAGTTCACACTGGGTAA
- the LOC130915851 gene encoding uncharacterized protein LOC130915851, with translation MPVVNFGIKEVIRERGNQGIVAEEYLGQRYGQSVLVFTDGSKDPETGRTGAAVHVPSYNVDIKTRCTDHLSVYAVEVTAIIMALGWVQTNGIKLAVIASDSWSALTSILTMKSSRLDLVFELHRLMYEAQKGGLRVEFVWVPAHVGIEGNEVVDILAKQSLRALGIERQGVLSRAEGKSIIGGYIQKRWQEYWEAQETGRHFFSIQSQVGVGRRLGRSRREEVVLSRMRIGHTGLNDSLHRIGKHKDGKCKHCGERETVEHILMVCGKYGEQRDRFRMVLHQAEETFGMGNVLQMKRANIQKGLIKFLRDTGLLDRI, from the coding sequence ATGCCGGTGGTAAATTTTGGGATTAAGGAAGTGATCCGGGAGAGGGGAAACCAGGGTATAGTGGCTGAGGAGTATCTGGGACAGAGGTATGGGCAAAGCGTTCTGGTATTTACGGACGGGTCGAAGGATCCGGAAACTGGACGTACTGGGGCGGCGGTACATGTGCCGAGTTACAATGTGGACATTAAAACGAGGTGTACAGATCACTTGTCTGTTTATGCAGTGGAAGTAACAGCAATTATAATGGCACTTGGTTGGGTTCAAACAAATGGGATAAAATTGGCAGTGATTGCTTCGGACAGTTGGTCGGCGCTCACGAGTATTTTAACCATGAAGTCCAGTAGACTTGACTTAGTATTTGAATTGCACAGGCTAATGTATGAAGCACAGAAAGGTGGGCTCAGGGTGGAGTTTGTGTGGGTCCCGGCGCACGTGGGGATTGAGGGAAATGAGGTAGTGGACATCCTGGCCAAGCAATCGCTGAGAGCACTGGGGATAGAAAGGCAGGGCGTCCTGAGTAGAGCGGAAGGGAAATCCATTATTGGGGGCTACATACAAAAGAGGTGGCAAGAGTATTGGGAAGCACAAGAAACGGGGAGACATTTTTTCTCAATACAGTCACAGGTGGGTGTGGGAAGGAGATTGGGGAGAAGCAGAAGGGAGGAGGTGGTGTTGAGTCGAATGAGGATAGGACACACGGGGCTAAATGATTCGTTGCATAGGATAGGAAAACACAAAGATGGGAAATGTAAACACTGTGGGGAGCGTGAAACGGTTGAACACATTCTAATGGTATGCGGGAAGTATGGAGAGCAGAGGGATCGGTTCAGAATGGTGCTGCACCAGGCAGAAGAGACATTTGGGATGGGAAATGTTCTGCAGATGAAAAGGGCCAATATTCAAAAAGGGCTAATAAAGTTTCTCAGGGACACAGGGTTGTTGGACAGGATATAG